The following coding sequences lie in one Kamptonema formosum PCC 6407 genomic window:
- a CDS encoding bestrophin family protein, with protein MKTEKRPWFQTAFKLRGSVIPKILPRVLICGGFGGFISFLHFFNFPVSLPILSSIVPSIVLGLLLVFRTNTAYERFWEGRKFWGNLINTVRNLSRQIWVAVEENEPDDFFEKKSAILLLPAFAVAMKLHLRLEPVNSELEQLMSTSQYQKLKSINNPPLEIAFWISDYLHKQYSQKCIDVYQLTAMQKLVNNLVDTLGGCERILKTPIPLAYAIHLKQLLLIYCFALPFQMVKDLSWGTGLIVALISFTLFGIEEIGIEIENPFGHDANDLPLDNICATMQRNIDDLVSLPPSVRCGDIAHK; from the coding sequence ATGAAGACTGAAAAACGACCCTGGTTTCAAACTGCCTTTAAGTTACGCGGATCTGTTATTCCTAAGATTTTGCCCCGCGTTCTTATCTGCGGCGGATTTGGGGGTTTTATTTCCTTTCTACATTTTTTTAACTTTCCCGTATCTTTGCCCATTTTATCAAGTATTGTACCGAGTATCGTCCTTGGTTTATTATTAGTTTTCCGAACAAACACAGCTTACGAGAGATTTTGGGAAGGTCGGAAATTTTGGGGTAATTTAATCAATACCGTTCGGAATCTATCCCGTCAAATCTGGGTGGCAGTTGAGGAAAATGAGCCAGATGATTTTTTTGAAAAAAAGTCAGCAATTCTGCTCTTACCTGCCTTTGCAGTGGCGATGAAATTGCATCTAAGGCTAGAGCCTGTAAACAGCGAACTAGAGCAGTTAATGTCTACCTCACAATATCAAAAACTCAAGTCTATAAACAATCCCCCTTTAGAAATTGCTTTCTGGATTTCTGATTATTTGCATAAGCAATATAGCCAAAAGTGCATTGATGTTTATCAGCTAACAGCCATGCAGAAATTAGTAAACAATTTAGTCGATACTTTAGGCGGCTGCGAACGGATTTTGAAGACACCTATACCCTTAGCTTATGCGATTCACCTCAAGCAACTATTGTTAATTTATTGTTTTGCATTACCATTTCAAATGGTCAAGGATTTGAGTTGGGGAACTGGTTTAATAGTAGCTTTGATTAGTTTTACCTTATTTGGCATAGAAGAAATTGGCATTGAGATCGAAAATCCTTTTGGTCACGATGCTAATGATTTACCTTTAGATAATATTTGTGCTACGATGCAGCGCAATATTGATGATTTAGTTTCTTTGCCTCCGAGTGTTCGCTGCGGTGATATTGCACATAAATAA
- a CDS encoding single-stranded-DNA-specific exonuclease RecJ, which yields MQQHSTPQSPRDRTLPNQRWQIYPSQAQQAEHLAQEIGLSPLLAQVLINRGIESAQGVQAFLEPELEVLPPPMQDFPDLAMSVELLHEAISQGEKIAICGDYDADGMTSTALLLRSLKTLGAKVDYAIPSRMHEGYGINERIVEEFKSEGVSLILTVDNGIAAYQPIARARELGLNVIITDHHDIPPQLPPANAILNPKLISESSPYRGVAGVGVAYILAISLAQRMDKMQGLVNPMLELFTLGTIADLAPLIGVNRRWVKRGLRLLPHSQLVGVQALIEVSGLVRENKPEGERLSTQNSTSSSAASAIKQSKNSLKPEDIGFRLGPRINAIGRISDPQIVIELLTTDDRDLALERAKQCEEINQRRQELCQEIEAEAIAYCEETQVDLQQERVLVVVQPGWHHGVIGIVASRLVERYGVPVFIGTYEDEEEEDAESLAPEKMSISSEDLSDKIDNLSIKSVGKKIRGSARGIPEFHVFEALQFCDRLLGKYGGHKAAGGFSMPAANLEEFRTQLGIFARKSLELQHLKPLVSIDAQANFAEINLDLYRQIDALQPCGIENKAPVFWTPNVRIIEQATVGKEKAHIKVTFSQDVKSIPNLKAIAWRWREYFPLPPRVDIAYHLRENTYNGNTTVELELVGVRLPTDTASLPPSPQKKALEKAQQKAEFYYSDRKYTCSLSQIENVKELRIRNAQGQVLAVKQGEKTGLLGTRRDDAIAVDVSQPFFYNLIKAALSALELAKEKVN from the coding sequence GTGCAACAGCACTCAACTCCTCAGTCTCCGCGCGATCGCACTTTGCCTAATCAGCGGTGGCAAATCTACCCATCGCAGGCACAACAAGCCGAACATTTGGCCCAAGAAATTGGCTTGTCACCCTTGCTAGCACAGGTACTCATTAATCGAGGGATTGAATCTGCACAAGGGGTGCAAGCATTCTTAGAGCCCGAATTGGAAGTTTTGCCACCGCCAATGCAGGATTTTCCCGACTTAGCGATGAGTGTGGAGTTATTGCATGAAGCAATATCTCAAGGTGAAAAAATTGCTATTTGCGGTGACTATGATGCTGATGGCATGACGAGTACGGCACTTTTGTTGCGAAGTCTCAAAACTTTGGGTGCGAAGGTTGATTATGCCATTCCTAGCCGAATGCACGAAGGCTATGGCATTAACGAGCGCATTGTTGAGGAATTTAAGAGCGAAGGTGTAAGCCTGATTCTCACTGTAGATAATGGTATTGCTGCCTATCAACCGATTGCGAGAGCGCGAGAATTGGGCTTAAATGTGATTATTACCGATCACCACGATATCCCGCCGCAACTGCCGCCAGCAAATGCTATTCTCAATCCGAAATTAATTTCCGAATCTTCGCCTTATCGTGGTGTGGCGGGAGTTGGTGTTGCCTATATTTTGGCGATTTCCCTAGCACAGCGGATGGATAAAATGCAGGGTTTAGTAAATCCAATGTTGGAGCTTTTTACATTGGGAACAATTGCAGATTTAGCTCCTTTAATTGGTGTGAATCGCCGTTGGGTAAAACGAGGATTAAGGCTGCTGCCTCATTCGCAATTAGTAGGAGTGCAGGCGTTAATTGAGGTTTCGGGATTAGTACGTGAAAATAAACCAGAGGGCGAGCGACTCTCTACTCAAAACTCAACATCTTCAAGCGCTGCGAGTGCAATTAAGCAATCTAAAAATTCTCTCAAGCCGGAGGATATTGGCTTTCGCCTTGGCCCTCGGATTAATGCGATCGGTCGCATTTCTGACCCCCAAATTGTTATTGAATTATTAACAACTGACGATCGGGATTTAGCCTTAGAAAGGGCGAAGCAGTGCGAGGAAATTAATCAGCGCAGACAGGAGTTATGTCAAGAAATTGAGGCGGAAGCGATCGCGTATTGTGAAGAAACTCAGGTGGATTTACAGCAGGAACGGGTTTTAGTTGTCGTGCAACCAGGATGGCATCACGGCGTAATTGGTATAGTTGCCTCGCGGTTGGTGGAACGCTATGGTGTACCTGTATTTATTGGTACTTATGAGGATGAAGAAGAGGAAGATGCGGAAAGTTTAGCACCAGAGAAGATGTCTATTAGTAGCGAAGATTTAAGTGATAAAATAGATAATTTATCGATTAAATCTGTTGGTAAAAAGATTCGGGGTTCGGCACGAGGGATTCCTGAGTTTCACGTATTTGAGGCTTTACAATTCTGCGATCGCTTGTTAGGAAAATATGGGGGACATAAAGCGGCTGGGGGCTTTTCTATGCCAGCGGCAAATCTAGAAGAATTTCGCACGCAGTTAGGTATTTTTGCTCGTAAATCTTTAGAGTTACAACACCTCAAACCGCTAGTTTCTATTGATGCTCAAGCTAATTTTGCAGAAATTAATCTCGACCTTTACCGCCAAATTGATGCGCTGCAACCTTGCGGGATTGAAAATAAGGCTCCCGTATTTTGGACACCTAATGTGCGAATCATCGAACAAGCAACTGTTGGCAAAGAGAAAGCGCATATTAAAGTAACTTTCAGCCAAGATGTAAAGTCTATCCCAAATCTGAAGGCGATCGCATGGCGGTGGCGAGAATATTTCCCCCTGCCGCCGCGAGTGGATATTGCCTATCATTTGCGAGAAAATACATATAATGGCAATACCACAGTTGAGCTAGAGTTGGTGGGAGTGCGACTACCCACAGATACCGCAAGTTTACCTCCATCGCCCCAGAAAAAAGCCCTGGAGAAGGCTCAACAGAAAGCAGAGTTTTATTATAGCGATCGCAAGTACACCTGTAGCCTCTCCCAAATTGAAAATGTCAAAGAATTAAGAATTAGGAATGCTCAAGGGCAAGTTTTAGCAGTTAAACAAGGTGAAAAAACAGGACTTCTGGGAACAAGGCGAGACGATGCGATCGCTGTTGATGTCTCTCAACCCTTTTTCTACAATTTAATTAAAGCGGCTCTCAGTGCTTTAGAGCTTGCAAAAGAAAAAGTTAATTAA
- the psb30 gene encoding photosystem II reaction center protein Ycf12/Psb30 produces the protein MDFLTDLVNNLSSINFEGIFKLVALAAVVLSGPLVIVLLAFRGGDL, from the coding sequence ATGGACTTTTTAACCGATCTAGTCAACAATCTCAGCAGCATCAACTTTGAAGGCATTTTTAAGCTAGTTGCGCTCGCCGCAGTCGTGCTTTCTGGCCCTTTAGTGATTGTCCTACTGGCTTTTCGCGGCGGCGATCTGTAA
- a CDS encoding YkgJ family cysteine cluster protein encodes MATWRCVKQCGACCYLDPTERPDLDEYLSPEELELYLSLVGEDGWCINFDRTTRECGIYDDRPRFCRVQADIFHEMYGVEAEEVNDFAIDCCVEHIQDMYGDRSLEMIRFNSEVGILATPDI; translated from the coding sequence ATGGCTACTTGGCGTTGTGTAAAGCAGTGTGGTGCTTGTTGTTACCTTGACCCAACAGAGCGCCCAGATTTGGATGAGTATTTATCTCCCGAAGAATTGGAGCTATACCTCAGCCTGGTAGGAGAGGATGGATGGTGTATAAATTTTGACCGCACTACGCGGGAATGCGGAATTTATGACGATCGCCCCCGCTTCTGTCGGGTGCAAGCTGACATTTTTCACGAGATGTATGGCGTTGAGGCCGAAGAAGTCAATGATTTTGCCATTGACTGTTGCGTGGAACACATTCAGGATATGTATGGCGATCGCTCTCTGGAAATGATCCGCTTTAACTCCGAAGTTGGCATCCTGGCCACTCCTGACATCTAA
- a CDS encoding TMEM165/GDT1 family protein, with translation MKLSSFPPSLSASYSPTPSGVIPQLKEVELTLEPALVECATEQHQQHKEQKSKTWGVFASTFVTIFLAEIGDKTQLTTLLMSAQSHSPWIVFAGAGSALVTTSLLGVLLGQWLGTRISPKTLEKSAGVSLLLISMMLVWEVLH, from the coding sequence GTGAAACTCTCTTCTTTCCCTCCCAGTTTGTCTGCTTCTTACTCACCTACTCCCTCTGGCGTAATTCCCCAACTCAAAGAAGTAGAACTAACATTAGAGCCAGCTTTAGTTGAGTGTGCTACTGAGCAGCATCAGCAGCACAAGGAACAGAAATCAAAGACTTGGGGAGTTTTTGCCTCCACTTTCGTGACTATCTTTTTAGCCGAAATCGGAGATAAAACCCAGTTAACAACTTTGCTGATGTCGGCTCAATCTCACTCTCCTTGGATCGTATTTGCAGGTGCAGGTTCCGCACTGGTGACAACCAGTTTACTCGGCGTTTTACTGGGACAGTGGCTAGGGACTCGGATTTCGCCTAAAACTTTAGAAAAATCGGCGGGTGTGAGTTTGCTGCTGATCTCGATGATGCTGGTGTGGGAAGTGCTGCACTAA
- a CDS encoding TMEM165/GDT1 family protein, with the protein MNWQLLGLSFITVFLSELGDKSQLAAIALGSSSKSPRAVFFGTATALLLATLIGVVVGGGAAEVLPTRWLKAIAAIGFAIMGVRLLWPRPDVAEE; encoded by the coding sequence ATGAACTGGCAACTTTTAGGATTAAGCTTTATTACAGTGTTTCTTTCAGAATTGGGAGATAAGAGTCAATTAGCTGCGATCGCCCTTGGTAGCAGTTCCAAATCTCCCCGCGCCGTCTTTTTCGGTACAGCTACGGCGCTGTTGTTAGCTACCTTAATAGGGGTTGTAGTTGGGGGTGGGGCGGCGGAGGTATTACCTACTCGCTGGCTAAAAGCGATCGCAGCGATCGGATTTGCCATTATGGGCGTGCGCCTACTTTGGCCCCGCCCAGATGTAGCTGAAGAATAA
- a CDS encoding DUF4149 domain-containing protein — translation MTAIYSRVELSKPRWQTIVIFTLAFWLSGSLILDLVIMPSLYVSGTINSSGFATAGNMMFWAFNRVELLCAALGMTGIMVLSNSSTDFGKGSRTAILLSFVLLAIALLDTYALTPQMTALGAHLNLFEPVVEVPSQMNLLHQSYFGLEAVKLAAGAMLLSWCYRHHA, via the coding sequence ATGACAGCTATTTATTCAAGAGTTGAATTAAGTAAACCGCGCTGGCAAACAATTGTTATTTTTACATTAGCTTTTTGGCTCAGCGGCAGCTTAATTTTGGATTTGGTAATTATGCCTAGTCTGTACGTTTCTGGTACGATCAATTCCTCTGGGTTTGCCACAGCAGGGAATATGATGTTTTGGGCATTTAACCGCGTTGAGTTGCTTTGTGCAGCTTTGGGGATGACAGGTATTATGGTTTTGAGCAATTCGTCAACTGACTTCGGCAAAGGGAGTCGCACTGCAATTTTATTATCTTTTGTTCTTCTGGCGATCGCATTGCTCGATACTTACGCTTTGACTCCTCAGATGACTGCTTTAGGAGCCCATCTGAATTTGTTTGAACCTGTTGTAGAGGTTCCTTCGCAAATGAATCTGCTGCACCAAAGTTATTTTGGGTTGGAAGCAGTTAAGTTAGCCGCTGGTGCTATGCTGCTTAGCTGGTGCTATCGGCATCATGCTTAA
- the queC gene encoding 7-cyano-7-deazaguanine synthase QueC, translating into MKAVVLLSGGLDSSTVLYQAQADGCESYTISFDYQQRHLRELESAKAIALSAGVVKHQVVSFDLSLWGGSALTDNKIDFPRDRTLAQMSESIPITYVPARNTIFLSFALAWAETLNADRIYIGVNALDYSGYPDCRPDYIQAMQEVFRLGTKQGREGNPISILTPLIDLKKTEIIKLGNHLGVPWEKTWSCYAGGELACGLCDSCRLRVAAFEELGLTDPLPYVENYNTQK; encoded by the coding sequence GTGAAAGCAGTAGTTTTATTGTCGGGAGGATTGGACTCTTCTACAGTTTTGTACCAAGCTCAAGCAGATGGGTGCGAAAGTTATACTATTTCCTTCGACTACCAGCAGCGACATCTGCGGGAGTTGGAGTCAGCGAAGGCGATCGCACTTTCCGCAGGCGTTGTCAAACATCAAGTCGTATCCTTCGATCTTAGCCTGTGGGGTGGATCGGCATTAACGGATAATAAAATTGATTTTCCGCGCGATCGCACCCTCGCTCAAATGTCCGAGAGCATCCCGATCACCTACGTCCCCGCTCGCAATACAATTTTTCTAAGTTTTGCCCTCGCCTGGGCGGAAACTCTCAATGCCGATCGCATTTACATCGGCGTTAACGCCTTAGATTATTCGGGTTATCCAGACTGCCGCCCTGATTATATCCAAGCCATGCAAGAAGTATTTCGCTTAGGAACAAAACAGGGAAGAGAAGGCAATCCTATATCTATTTTAACACCATTGATTGACCTAAAAAAGACAGAAATAATTAAATTAGGCAATCATTTAGGCGTACCTTGGGAAAAAACTTGGTCTTGTTACGCTGGTGGTGAACTTGCTTGTGGCCTTTGCGATTCCTGCCGCTTGCGCGTCGCCGCCTTTGAAGAATTGGGATTAACAGATCCCCTACCTTATGTTGAGAACTATAATACTCAAAAATAG